The genome window GTCGCCCCGGTGATCGGGGCGATGCCGTCGACCACCGCCTCGTCCAGGTCGATACGGCTGACCATCTCGTCCAGCAGCCCGAGGATCTCGTCCGGCGGCAGATCCAGCGCCGTGAAGTTGTGGACGGCGGTCCGCAGCCGCCCCATCGTGGCCGCCGCGTGCAGCCCGTGCCCGACGACATCGCCGACGACGACCGCGACCCGGGTCCCCGACAGCGGCAGGACGTCGAACCAGTCGCCGCCCACCCCGGCCTGCGCGGGCAGATAGCGGTAGGCGACGTCCAGGGCGCTCTGCTCGGGCAGATTGCGCGGCAGCAGGCTGCGCTGCAGGGTCTCGGCCATCGTGTGCTCGCGGGTGTAGCGGCGCGCGTTGTCGATGGAGACCGCCGCACGGGCCACCAGCTCCTCGGCGAGCGCCAACTCCTCCCGGTCGAACGGCTCGGGTTTCTCCGAGCGCCAGAAGTTGGCGACGCCCATCACCAGCTGCCCCACCCGCAACGGCACGGTGATCAGCGAGTGGATGCCGTACTCGACGACCTGCGCGGACCGTTCCAGGTCCTGGGCCCGCCAGCCGGGCGCGCGGCTGAGGTCGGCCACCAGGGTCGAACTGTGGCTGTCGATGCTGTGGGCCTGCGGCGAGGAGGCGACCAGGTCGATGCGCTCGCCCACCTTGTACAGCGGCGCGTCCTTGCGGATCCCGCAGAACGCCGTACGGCGCAGTGTCGTGGCCGTCTCGGGCTCGTCGCCGCTGAGCGCGGCCGGGGCCAGGTCCACGGTGACGAAGTCCGCGAACCGGGGGACGGCCACCTCCGCCAGTTCCTCGGCGGTGCGGGTGACGTCCAGCCCGGTGCCGACGCCCACTCCGGCGTCGTAGAGCAGCCGCAGCCGCTCCCGGGCGGCCTCCGCGCGGCCGGAGAGGGCGCGCAGCTCGGTGGAGTCGCGGAGCGTGGCGACGCTGCCGGAGGGCTCGCCCTGCAGATCGGTGGCGCGCTGGTTGACCGCGATCAGCCGGTCGCCCACGAGGTGCACCTCGTCGTTGGCGACGCGCCCCGAGGCCAGCAGATCGGCCATGTGCGGTTCGAGGCCCAGGGCGAGCACGTCCTGCCCCTCGGCGTCCGGCGGCAGATCGAGCAGACGGTGCGCCTCGTCGTTGGCGAGCAGCAGCCGGCCCCCGCCGCCGACGATGATCACGCCCTCCCGCACGGCGTGCAGCACCGCGTCGTGGTGCTCGTACATGCGGGTCATCTCGGACGGGCCGAGGCCATGGGTCTGCCGCAGCAGCCGTTTGCTGACCAGGGCGGTGCCCGCCGTGGCCAGGGCGAGGGCCGCCGCGGCGGCGGCCAGCACCAGGGGCAGCTGCTGCTCCGCGACGCCGCCCACGTTCTCCGTGGTGATCCCGGCCGAGACCAGACCCACCACCTTGCCGTCGGGGTCCTTGATCGGCACCACGGCCTGGACGAGCGGGCCGAGGGTCCCGTTGATGTCCTCGGTGAAGGACTCGCCCTTCAGCGCGGGTTCGATGGTGCCGACGAACTGCTTGCCGATGCGGTCCGTCTTCGGATGGGTGTAGCGGATCCCGTCGGTGTTCATCACGACGATGAAGTCCACCTTGGACTGGATCCGGGCGGCCTCGGCCCTCGGTTGGAGGATCGCCGTCGGGTCCTTCGCGTCCAGCGCCTCGCGGGTGCCCGGCGCGTTCGCGAAGGTCTCCGCCACGGCGAGTGAACGGTTGTGCGCTTCCTTGGTGCTGTCGTGCCGTACCTGGAGGACCAGCGCCACCACGGCCGACACCACCAGTACCAGCACGATCACCACCTGCAGCAGGAACACCTGCCCGGCGACACTGCGTCCGCGCAGCGCCGACCGCAGCCCCGCGAGCGGGCCCGACCCCTGCCCCGGCTCTCGACTTGCGCCGCCGTCCGAACCGTGCGGTACCCGCCGGGCGCGGTCGTCCCGGCCCTGCGCAGGCCGGCTCTGGGGACGGCGGGTCGATTGAGAGCGAGATCGACCCAGGAGACGGACCATGTGCCCATGTCTACACTGCCCCGCGCCCGGAGGCGAGAGGGGATCACACACTGTCACGGCCGATGCCGTCGGCCGCGGGGCCGAGGAGACGCCCGGCAGCTCTGTGACCACCTGTGACGTGCCGCTTCCTATGAGATTCCTATGAATTCACGAGTCGTTTGAACAGATCGCGGTCCGGCTCCGTATCGGGCTGGGGTTCTCCCTGTCCGGATCCGACCGAGACGTTGCAGGACCTGTCCGTGGGACGCACCACCAGGCGCAGACGCCCATCAGGAGCACGGCGCGCGACCTCCGCCGCGATCGCGCTGATCCTGGGCGGAGGCGGGCTCGTGGCCGTCAACGTCTACGCGTCGGCCACCGAGGAGGGTTCGACGGACGACACCGTCGAGCAGGTCAACTCGGCCGTCGGCACGATCGACTGCCCGGATGTCGGTGCCGAACTGACGGAGGTGCCCGACGAGGCGCGGCCGGGGGTCGACAAGGAACTCGCCGCCCTGGACCAGCAGATAGCCGAGGCCTACCAGCGGCTGCAGAACTCCGCGCAGGCCCAGCGGCAGGACGACGGGTTCGCCGACAACGCGATCATGGACCCGCTGAAGGAGAAGCGGGCCGCGACGATCGAGCGCGTCGCGATCGCCATCGACCGCGTCGGCGACCGCCCCGACGGCCTCGACTCCCTCGCCGCCTGTGAACTGCGCCCCGCCGAGAACCAGAACGGCGACGGTCAGAACGGCGGCGACCAGAACGGGGACGGCCAGAACGGGGACGGCCAGAACGAGGGCGGTCAGAACAACGACGGCGACGGCCAGGACCAGGGCGGTCAGGGCGACCAGCAGGGCCAGCCGGGCAATGGTGGTCAGGCCGCCAACATCCCGTCGCCCGCCGGGCAGAACGGCTCGCAGGGGTCGCAGTCGGCGACGGGCGACCTCGCCGAGACCGGGGCGCAGTTGTGGCCGGCGATGATCGGCGGTGTGGCCGTGCTCGCCGGTGTCGTGCTGCTCCGCCGGGTCAGGCGCGGCGGCTACTGACCGGGCACGGCCCGGAACGGCCCGGAACGGCCCGGAACGGCACGGAACGACCCACTGGATGCCGTCCCCATGCTCCGTCAACCTTGTTAGTTTGAGCGGCGATTGATGCCGCATCAGTTGACGGGCGGGGCGGAGCATGGCGGAGGGCTGGGCCCGGCGGCTGCGGTGGCCGCCGCCGGGCGACATGGCGGCGGCCGGCGTACTGCTCGTGGCCATGGTGGCCGTACGGCTCGGCCCGGGAGAGGAACCCGCCGGTTCCCCACCGGTGGTGCTGGCCCTGGGTGTGCTGATCGCCGGAGGCCTGGCCGTCCGGCGCCGCGCCCCGCTGGCCGGGTACACGGTGGGCACGGCCGCACTCGTCGCCGAGGCCCTGTGGGTGAGCCCCGGCGAGCTGACGCCGGTCGCGAACCTCATCGCCGTCCACTCGCTGGGCCTGTACGCGAGTCCGCGCCGGGCCGTGCTCGGCGCGCTCCTCGTACCGCTCGGTGTGCTCGCCCACTTCGCGCCGAGGCACGACTCGTGGGTGACACAGGTCGCGGTCGTCCTGGTCTGGCTGCTGGTCTGGGCGGCGGGCTGCGCCACGGCCCGGCACCGCCGGGAGACGGAGGAACTGCGGCGGCTCCTGCGCCGCGAGACGCTCGTCGCCGAACGGGTGCGCATCGCCCGCGAGTTGCACGATGTCGTCGGCCACTCGGTGAACGCCATGCTGGTCCAGGCCGGCGCCGGACGGATGGTCCTCGACACCGACCCGGACCGCACCCGTGAACTGCTGAGGAGCGTCGAACGCACCGGCCGGGACGCCCTCGGCGAACTCGACCGGCTCCTCGGCGTCCTGCGCGCCGACGACGACGGCGCCCCCGCGGCGCCGGACGCGGACGACCCGGCCCTGGACCCGGGCGACCTGGACCGGCTCGTGCGCCCGATGGCGGACGCGGGCATGGACGTACGGCTGCGGATCGAGCCGGAGACGCTCGTCCTGCCGGGCGCGCTGCGGCTGTCCGTGCACCGGATCGTCCAGGAGGCGCTGACGAACGCCCTGCGCCACGGCCACGCCCGCTCCGCCGAGGTGACGGTCCGCAGACAGCGCTGGGGCAACGCGGTCCTCGTCCGGGTCGTGGACGGCGGGGCAGGACCGCCGCCGCGGTACCGTCCCGGCCGCGGGCTGCGCGGCATCGGCGAACGGGCCGCCGCGCTGGGCGGCACGGTCGCCCACGGCCCGGCGGACGACGGCGGCACCGGCTTCGCCCTCAGCGTCGAACTGCCGCTGCCATGACCGACGTTCACGCCGCCACCACGACCGGCCGTCCCGTCGGCCCGCCCGCCCGGGTGCTCCTCGCCGACGACGACGCCCTGCTGCGCACCGGTGTCGCGGTCACGCTCGGCACCGCCCCGGACATCGAGGTCGTGGGGGAGGCCGCCGACGGGGTGCGGGCCGTGGAACTGTGCCACGCGCTGGCCCCGGACGTCGTGCTGATGGACGTACGGATGCCGGGCTTCGACGGCATCGAGGCCACCGCCCGGATCGTCGCGGCGGGCCTGGCCGCACGGGTCCTCGTCCTGACGACGTTCCCCGACGACGCCTATGTGTGGCGGGCGTTGCGGGCCGGTGCCAGCGGGTTCCTGCTCAAGCGCGCCGCCCCCGAGCGGCTCATCGACGCCGTACGGACGGTGGCCGCCGGAGACACCCTGCTGGATCCGTCCGTCACCCGCGCCCTCGTCGAACGCTTCGTTCTCGACGGCCGGACCGGCCGCACCGATCCGGACGCCGGGGACCGTGCCCGGCTGCGCGGCCTCACCGCCCGTGAGGCGCAGGTGCTGCGCCTGATCGCCGAGGGCCTCTCCAACGCGGAACTCGCCGATCTGCTCGGCATCGCAGAGTCCACCGCCAAGACACACGTCAAACGCATCCTGCACAAGATCGACGCCCGCGACCGGGCCCAGGCCGTGGTCCTGGCGTACCGCTCCGGTCTGATGGAGTCCCGGGGCGATCACCCGCACCCCGGCCCAGGCTGACCGGACGTACCCCCACGGGGGTACGTTCCGGCACCCCCGCAGGGGGACGCCCGGCACCCTCCGCCGCCCTACGGTCGGGCCATCGGCGGGAGGGGAGCGGTGATGAGCGCGATCGGTACGGGGGCCGTACTGGCGACGGACGTGTGGCGTGCCGTACGTCCGGAGGGCCGTTTCCAGCGGCTGCTGTGGTGGTGCGGGACCGCGCTGGTGGTCTCCGGGGCGGTGCACGGGCTGGTGGCGGTGATCGACCGGGAGCCGTGGTGGGGACCGGTGTCCTGGCGCAAGCCGGTCGCGTTCGGGGTGTCCTTCGGGCTGCTGCTGTGGTCCGTGGTCTGGGTCGTGAAACAGATGCCCGCGCGCTGGTGGGTACGGGTCCCGGCGGCCCTGATCGTCCTCGTCGGCGTCCTGGAGGTCGGGCTCATCACCGCCCAGCGCTGGCGCGGGGTCGCGTCCCACTTCAACCAGGCCACGGACACCGACTCGGCGATCTGGTCCGCGATCGGCACCCTGATCCTGCCGCTGATCCTCGGCCTGGTCTGGCTGTTCGTCGCCGCGCTGATCCGCTTCGACGGCAGCGGGGCGGCCCGTGTCGCCACGCTCGTCGGGCTGGCGGCGGTCCTGGTGGCCGGGTACATCGGCGGCGACATGGCCGCTGTCGGGGAGGCCGCCTTCGACGACACCGGACGGGTGCCGGACGAGGTGTTGTTCGGGGCGGCGGGCAGCGCCAAACTCGCGCACGCCGCCGGACTGCACGGCATCCAACTCCTCGCCGTCCTCGCGATCCTGGCCGACGCCGGCCGCCTCCCGTCCCGCCGGGCGGCCACCATGCTGGCGCTGGCCTCCCTCGGCTACGCCGCCGCCTTCGGAGCGGTCACCGCGACCGCCTACGCCGGGCGCGCGCCGTACGACGCGACCGCCCCCTGGTGGATCGTGCTCGCGGCCGGTGTCCTCACCACGGGAGCGGCGGCCGTCCTCGTCCTGGCCCAGGCGTCCCCGGCCCGTCGCACGCCGGCTCCTGGACCGCCGACGCGGAAAACCCCGTTCGCCGGGCGAACCGGAAGGTGACCCCGC of Streptomyces phaeolivaceus contains these proteins:
- a CDS encoding response regulator, producing MTDVHAATTTGRPVGPPARVLLADDDALLRTGVAVTLGTAPDIEVVGEAADGVRAVELCHALAPDVVLMDVRMPGFDGIEATARIVAAGLAARVLVLTTFPDDAYVWRALRAGASGFLLKRAAPERLIDAVRTVAAGDTLLDPSVTRALVERFVLDGRTGRTDPDAGDRARLRGLTAREAQVLRLIAEGLSNAELADLLGIAESTAKTHVKRILHKIDARDRAQAVVLAYRSGLMESRGDHPHPGPG
- a CDS encoding sensor histidine kinase, with amino-acid sequence MAEGWARRLRWPPPGDMAAAGVLLVAMVAVRLGPGEEPAGSPPVVLALGVLIAGGLAVRRRAPLAGYTVGTAALVAEALWVSPGELTPVANLIAVHSLGLYASPRRAVLGALLVPLGVLAHFAPRHDSWVTQVAVVLVWLLVWAAGCATARHRRETEELRRLLRRETLVAERVRIARELHDVVGHSVNAMLVQAGAGRMVLDTDPDRTRELLRSVERTGRDALGELDRLLGVLRADDDGAPAAPDADDPALDPGDLDRLVRPMADAGMDVRLRIEPETLVLPGALRLSVHRIVQEALTNALRHGHARSAEVTVRRQRWGNAVLVRVVDGGAGPPPRYRPGRGLRGIGERAAALGGTVAHGPADDGGTGFALSVELPLP
- a CDS encoding SpoIIE family protein phosphatase/ATP-binding protein, translated to MVRLLGRSRSQSTRRPQSRPAQGRDDRARRVPHGSDGGASREPGQGSGPLAGLRSALRGRSVAGQVFLLQVVIVLVLVVSAVVALVLQVRHDSTKEAHNRSLAVAETFANAPGTREALDAKDPTAILQPRAEAARIQSKVDFIVVMNTDGIRYTHPKTDRIGKQFVGTIEPALKGESFTEDINGTLGPLVQAVVPIKDPDGKVVGLVSAGITTENVGGVAEQQLPLVLAAAAAALALATAGTALVSKRLLRQTHGLGPSEMTRMYEHHDAVLHAVREGVIIVGGGGRLLLANDEAHRLLDLPPDAEGQDVLALGLEPHMADLLASGRVANDEVHLVGDRLIAVNQRATDLQGEPSGSVATLRDSTELRALSGRAEAARERLRLLYDAGVGVGTGLDVTRTAEELAEVAVPRFADFVTVDLAPAALSGDEPETATTLRRTAFCGIRKDAPLYKVGERIDLVASSPQAHSIDSHSSTLVADLSRAPGWRAQDLERSAQVVEYGIHSLITVPLRVGQLVMGVANFWRSEKPEPFDREELALAEELVARAAVSIDNARRYTREHTMAETLQRSLLPRNLPEQSALDVAYRYLPAQAGVGGDWFDVLPLSGTRVAVVVGDVVGHGLHAAATMGRLRTAVHNFTALDLPPDEILGLLDEMVSRIDLDEAVVDGIAPITGATCLYAIYDPVSRRCTVARAGHPPLAVARPDGTVDFPDVPAGPPLGLGGLPFETAELDLDEGSRLVLYTDGLVEHRERDIDAGLELLRTALSGSDTSPQGTCEAVLDALPPSRASDDIALIVARTRALDSGRVVEWEVPGDPAAVRRARADATRQLAAWGLEELEFTTELILSELVTNAIRYGGGPIRVRLIHDRQLICEVTDSSHTSPHLRYAATTDEGGRGLYLIAQLTQRWGTRYSPTGKTIWTEQALP